In one window of Pristiophorus japonicus isolate sPriJap1 chromosome 9, sPriJap1.hap1, whole genome shotgun sequence DNA:
- the rab1ab gene encoding ras-related protein Rab-1A, translating into MSTMNPEYDYLFKLLLIGDSGVGKSCLLLRFADDTYTESYISTIGVDFKIRTIELDGKTIKLQIWDTAGQERFRTITSSYYRGAHGIIVVYDVTDQESFNNVKQWLQEIDRYASENVNKLLVGNKCDLTTKKVVDYTTAKEFADSLGIPFLETSAKNATNVEQAFMTMAAEIKKRMGPGATSGGSEKSNVNIQSTPVKSSSGGCC; encoded by the exons TGACTATTTATTCAAGCTGCTGCTGATTGGAGACTCTGGTGTTGGAAAATCTTGTCTCCTCCTTAGATTTGCA GATGATACGTACACAGAAAGTTATATCAGTACTATTGGtgttgacttcaaaatcagaactaTAGAGTTAGACGGCAAGACCATCAAACTTCAAATT TGGGACACAGCCGGCCAGGAGAGGTTTCGAACAATCACATCCAGTTATTACAGAGGAGCACATGGCATTATAGTCGTGTATGATGTCACAGACCAG GAGTCATTCAACAATGTAAAACAGTGGCTCCAGGAGATAGATCGTTATGCCAGTGAAAATGTTAACAAGTTATTGGTAGGGAATAAATGTGATCTGACAACAAAGAAAGTGGTGGACTATACAACAGCAAAG GAATTTGCAGACTCCCTTGGGATTCCATTTTTGGAAACCAGTGCAAAGAATGCAACGAATGTAGAACAAGCTTTCATGACGATGGCTGCTGAGATTAAAAAACGGATGGGTCCAGGAGCGACATCTGGTGGTTCTGAAAAGTCAAATGTAAATATCCAGAGCACACCAGTGAAGTCGTCCAGTGGGGGTTGCTGCTAA